One window of Candidatus Regiella endosymbiont of Tuberolachnus salignus genomic DNA carries:
- the istB gene encoding IS21-like element helper ATPase IstB: MMEMENLLIRLKMDYLGDALESLCEEATKKALNYREFLQQALAQEWNGRHQKGLESRLKQARLPWIKTLEQFDFTFQPSIDRKIIRELAGLRFVEHHENVILLGPPGVGKTHLAIALAVKAATAGHRVLFMPLDRLCCTLMKAKQENRLERQLQQLCYARVLILDEIGYLPMNREEASLFFRLLSRRYEKASIILTSNKSFTDWGDVFGDHILATAILDRLLHHSTTLNIKGESYRLKNKRKAGMLPIKTTDIIQAPGIETQQEN, from the coding sequence CTGATGGAAATGGAAAACTTGTTGATACGGTTAAAAATGGATTACCTGGGCGATGCGTTGGAGAGTTTATGTGAAGAAGCCACCAAGAAAGCACTGAACTACCGTGAATTTCTCCAGCAGGCATTAGCCCAGGAATGGAACGGGCGTCACCAAAAAGGCTTGGAATCGCGGTTAAAACAAGCACGTTTGCCGTGGATAAAAACCTTGGAGCAATTTGACTTTACTTTCCAACCAAGTATAGACAGGAAAATTATCCGCGAGCTGGCGGGGCTGAGGTTTGTCGAACATCATGAAAACGTCATTTTGTTAGGCCCACCTGGGGTAGGGAAAACGCATTTGGCGATAGCGCTGGCTGTCAAGGCAGCTACAGCTGGGCATCGGGTATTGTTTATGCCTCTGGATAGACTCTGCTGTACCTTAATGAAGGCAAAGCAAGAAAACCGTCTGGAACGCCAACTTCAGCAACTGTGCTATGCCAGGGTATTAATACTGGATGAAATCGGGTATTTACCGATGAATCGCGAAGAAGCTAGCCTATTTTTCAGGTTATTGAGCCGTCGTTATGAAAAGGCGAGCATCATTCTCACATCAAATAAAAGTTTTACTGATTGGGGGGACGTATTCGGTGATCACATTTTAGCAACTGCGATTTTAGACAGGCTTTTACATCATTCAACCACATTGAATATTAAAGGAGAAAGCTATCGACTCAAAAATAAACGCAAAGCAGGCATGTTGCCTAT
- the istA gene encoding IS21 family transposase, which yields MLRREDHYMIKQRHQQGAFIVDIAHQIGCSEKTVRRHISYPAPPTAKRGKKQVAKLEPFKDYIDSRLSEQVWNAAVIFEEIREKGYRGGSAMLRRYIHPKRPLRASKNTVRFETLPGYQLQHDWGEIIVEVAGSACTVNFAVNTLGFSRRFHVFAAPKQDAEHTYESLVRSFNYFGGSVKNVLVDNQKAAVIKHGQNGHIEFNAGFLQLANHYGFSPRACKPYRPQTKGKTERMVGYVKHNFFTRYRQFESFAHVNQLLAMWLAKVADQRHLRQFKQTPENRFAEEKIALMPLPATDFDTSYFDLRQVAWDSYIDVRGNRYSVPSFWCGRAVNIRIGLDNTLRIYGDEQLLATHLLQEVTQGWQKVPEHHQALWQQVNRVASRSLSVYEELL from the coding sequence ATGCTAAGAAGAGAGGACCACTACATGATAAAACAACGCCATCAACAGGGGGCATTTATTGTTGATATTGCCCATCAGATAGGGTGTTCAGAAAAAACGGTGAGACGGCACATTAGCTATCCTGCGCCGCCAACAGCAAAACGCGGTAAAAAACAGGTTGCTAAACTCGAGCCCTTTAAAGACTACATCGATTCAAGGTTGAGTGAACAGGTTTGGAATGCGGCGGTTATTTTTGAGGAAATCCGTGAAAAAGGCTACCGGGGTGGGAGTGCGATGCTCCGACGTTATATACATCCCAAACGTCCGCTCAGGGCCTCGAAAAACACGGTACGCTTTGAAACCCTCCCCGGTTATCAACTTCAACACGATTGGGGAGAAATCATCGTTGAGGTGGCAGGCTCTGCCTGTACGGTTAATTTTGCCGTTAATACGCTCGGTTTTTCGCGTCGCTTTCATGTCTTTGCTGCCCCTAAGCAAGATGCTGAGCACACGTATGAATCGCTGGTTCGCAGCTTCAATTACTTCGGTGGCAGCGTAAAAAATGTCTTGGTAGATAACCAAAAAGCCGCTGTTATCAAACATGGACAAAATGGCCACATCGAGTTCAATGCGGGCTTCCTGCAACTGGCTAATCACTATGGGTTTAGCCCTCGCGCCTGTAAGCCTTATCGACCGCAAACGAAAGGCAAAACCGAACGGATGGTGGGCTATGTTAAACACAATTTTTTCACTCGCTACCGTCAGTTTGAGAGTTTCGCTCATGTTAATCAACTGCTAGCGATGTGGCTGGCGAAAGTGGCAGACCAGCGTCATCTTCGTCAATTCAAGCAGACACCGGAAAATCGTTTTGCTGAGGAAAAAATAGCCTTGATGCCACTCCCTGCGACTGATTTCGATACCAGCTACTTCGACCTACGACAAGTGGCATGGGACAGCTATATCGATGTCAGAGGTAATCGCTATAGCGTGCCTTCATTCTGGTGTGGTCGTGCGGTTAATATTCGTATCGGTTTAGATAATACGCTACGTATTTACGGCGATGAGCAACTGCTCGCGACGCATCTCTTGCAGGAGGTAACGCAGGGCTGGCAAAAGGTGCCAGAACATCATCAAGCCCTTTGGCAACAGGTCAATCGAGTAGCGTCTCGTTCGCTCAGTGTGTATGAGGAGCTACTCTGA